In Candidatus Zixiibacteriota bacterium, a single window of DNA contains:
- a CDS encoding GNAT family N-acetyltransferase — MEKLKAISSGPIILNLIDENNLDIVKDMFRGFADTEYMLAEIDESYKPRYDESGIRIKFGFYVLFNNELAGLTSLGIGSWKNLRGYTGADILSHMRGREIAPSSKPLLFHLAFDLLGLNRVETGCFVSNISSKKSIEKTPGFRLEGILREYTLGPGNKFEDEYRYAILKSDWLKIRENYDIRIIY; from the coding sequence ATGGAAAAATTAAAAGCGATATCATCCGGCCCGATAATCCTGAATTTGATTGACGAAAATAATCTGGATATAGTCAAGGACATGTTTCGGGGATTTGCGGATACCGAATATATGCTTGCCGAAATCGATGAAAGCTATAAGCCTCGATATGATGAGTCCGGGATCAGAATAAAATTCGGATTTTACGTGTTGTTTAATAATGAATTGGCTGGTCTGACATCGCTGGGAATCGGCAGCTGGAAAAATCTGCGTGGTTATACGGGGGCGGATATATTAAGCCATATGAGGGGCCGGGAAATTGCACCTTCCAGTAAACCATTGCTTTTTCATCTGGCTTTTGATCTGCTCGGATTGAATCGAGTGGAAACCGGTTGTTTTGTTTCGAATATTTCATCAAAAAAGTCGATTGAAAAAACGCCGGGATTTCGGCTGGAAGGAATTTTACGGGAATATACCCTGGGTCCCGGGAATAAATTTGAGGATGAATACCGATATGCCATCCTGAAAAGCGACTGGCTGAAAATCAGGGAGAATTATGATATTCGGATTATCTACTAA